The following proteins are co-located in the Nocardioides piscis genome:
- a CDS encoding CDGSH iron-sulfur domain-containing protein, with amino-acid sequence MTSVARVRVTACPDGPLLLRGADELTDEQGVVHPVTRPVVAVCRCDMSQRMPWCDGTHRALQRARLNREDNERTPRAGDDS; translated from the coding sequence GTGACCTCGGTCGCCCGTGTCCGCGTGACCGCCTGCCCGGACGGGCCGCTGCTCCTTCGCGGCGCGGACGAGCTGACGGACGAGCAGGGCGTCGTCCACCCGGTGACTCGCCCGGTCGTCGCCGTCTGCCGGTGTGACATGTCCCAACGGATGCCCTGGTGCGACGGAACCCACCGCGCGCTCCAGCGCGCCCGTCTCAACCGCGAGGACAACGAGCGCACCCCCAGAGCAGGAGACGACTCATGA
- a CDS encoding iron-containing redox enzyme family protein: protein MRLPSSRGPVSEAVIAALTSGTLAEVVVRPSPDPLADEDIQLSLWLLYSLHYEGLDDVDPALEWDPELIRLRRSLEGLVLDALRTRTAEVVDQVADGEAALADRIFELCDSFPGPSVARFIQREATADQFAELLVHRSIYNLRETDPQMFAMPRLPGRAQVAMAELAYDEYGGGHPDRLHSLLYARAMEQCGLVSEPGGYVDSVPATTLAVVNVMHLFALRRELAPASAGHYGVFEATSSAPSKQLASGAERLGLPDAVRDYFEEHVEADAVHEQLVLRDICGALVDHDRANEPVVLFGAASCLVVEAAAGEVLLQAWQDGRSSLREATGERVAS from the coding sequence ATGCGTCTGCCAAGCTCCCGCGGGCCCGTCTCCGAGGCCGTCATCGCGGCGCTCACCTCTGGAACCCTCGCCGAGGTCGTCGTCCGGCCCAGCCCCGATCCGCTGGCCGACGAAGACATCCAGCTGTCCCTGTGGCTGCTCTACTCCCTGCACTACGAGGGCCTGGACGACGTCGACCCTGCGCTGGAGTGGGACCCCGAGCTGATCCGGCTCCGTCGCTCGCTGGAGGGGCTGGTGCTGGACGCGCTGCGCACCCGGACGGCCGAGGTGGTCGACCAGGTGGCGGACGGCGAGGCTGCCCTCGCCGACCGCATCTTCGAGCTGTGCGACTCCTTTCCCGGACCGTCCGTGGCGCGCTTCATCCAGCGCGAGGCCACCGCGGACCAGTTCGCCGAGCTGCTGGTCCACCGCAGCATCTACAACCTGCGTGAGACCGATCCGCAGATGTTCGCGATGCCGCGTCTGCCCGGGCGTGCCCAGGTGGCGATGGCAGAGCTCGCCTACGACGAATACGGCGGCGGCCACCCTGACCGACTGCACAGCCTGCTCTACGCCCGGGCGATGGAGCAGTGTGGCCTGGTCAGCGAGCCCGGGGGCTACGTCGACTCCGTTCCCGCGACCACGCTGGCCGTGGTCAACGTGATGCACCTCTTCGCGCTGCGCCGCGAGCTGGCGCCGGCCTCTGCGGGCCACTACGGCGTCTTCGAGGCGACCAGCTCCGCACCCAGCAAGCAGCTCGCGTCGGGTGCTGAGCGACTCGGGCTCCCGGATGCGGTCCGCGACTACTTCGAGGAGCACGTGGAGGCCGACGCCGTGCACGAGCAGCTGGTGCTCCGCGACATCTGCGGCGCGCTGGTCGACCACGATCGCGCCAACGAGCCCGTCGTGCTGTTCGGAGCTGCCAGCTGCCTCGTGGTCGAGGCGGCGGCGGGCGAGGTCCTGCTGCAGGCATGGCAGGACGGGCGCAGCAGCCTGCGCGAGGCCACCGGCGAGCGGGTCGCGTCGTGA
- a CDS encoding methyltransferase: protein MSPGSLPTAATMRFGELDIAYDDRLLVPREWTLAQSRWASEILRTTPPGRVLELCSGAGHIGLHAVLESDRALVCVDDAEVACDYTRRNAQAAGLAGRVEVRCARLEEALAPDERFALVVADPPWVPSGGIEQFPEDPPHAIDGGADGLDLVRAVLTVAGQHLVEGGSLLLQVGPGQEAGVAERAGTNGLVVVDVRHEGDRGSLIRLDRHEGSD from the coding sequence ATGTCGCCAGGCAGCCTGCCTACCGCTGCGACGATGCGGTTCGGTGAGCTCGACATCGCCTATGACGACCGGTTGCTCGTGCCGCGGGAGTGGACGCTCGCGCAGTCCCGCTGGGCGAGCGAGATCCTCCGGACGACCCCGCCCGGGCGGGTGCTCGAGCTCTGCTCCGGCGCCGGGCACATCGGGCTGCACGCGGTGCTGGAGTCGGACCGTGCGTTGGTGTGCGTCGACGACGCCGAGGTCGCCTGCGACTACACCCGCCGCAATGCGCAGGCGGCGGGGCTGGCAGGCCGGGTGGAGGTGCGGTGCGCCCGGCTGGAGGAGGCGTTGGCGCCCGACGAGCGGTTCGCCCTGGTCGTCGCGGATCCGCCGTGGGTCCCCAGCGGTGGGATCGAGCAGTTCCCCGAGGACCCGCCCCACGCCATCGACGGCGGGGCTGACGGGCTCGACCTCGTGCGCGCCGTCCTGACCGTTGCCGGGCAACACCTGGTCGAGGGCGGGTCACTGCTGCTGCAGGTCGGTCCCGGCCAGGAGGCGGGGGTGGCCGAGCGCGCCGGCACGAACGGGCTCGTGGTCGTCGACGTACGCCACGAGGGCGACCGGGGCTCGCTGATCCGCCTGGACCGACACGAGGGAAGTGACTGA